One genomic region from Cinclus cinclus chromosome 36, bCinCin1.1, whole genome shotgun sequence encodes:
- the LOC134055954 gene encoding cytochrome c oxidase subunit 6B1: MAEDIKTKLARYKTAPFDSRFPNQNQTRNCWQNYLDFQRCQRAMAARGADASPCQWYFRVYKSLCPTSWVTAWDEAREEGTFPGKI; encoded by the exons ATGGCTGAGGACATCAAGACCAAGCTGGCTCGTTACAAGACGGCGCCGTTCGACAGCCGCTTCCCCAACCAGAACCAGACCCGCAACTGCTGGCAGAACTACCTGG acTTCCAGCGGTGCCAGCGCGCCATGGCCGCCCGTGGGGCCGATGCCAGCCCGTGCCAGTGGTACTTCCGTGTCTACAAGTCCCTGTGTCCCACCTCGTGG gtGACGGCGTGGGACGAGGCCCGTGAGGAGGGGACCTTCCCTGGCAAGATCTGA
- the FBL gene encoding rRNA 2'-O-methyltransferase fibrillarin, which produces MAATPPQKCCSVCRNCPETVPKRHEAPKKSSFSPRGGRGGFRGRGGGGGGARGGGVARGGGVARGAPRGRGRGRGGGARGGARGGFKGGKKVTVEPHRHEGVFICRGREDALVTRNLVPGESVYGEKRISVEDGDSSVEYRAWNPFRSKLAAAILGGIDRIHIRPGAKVLYLGAASGTTVSHVSDIVGQEGVVYAVEFSHRSGRDLLNVAKKRTNVVPVIEDARHPHKYRMLIGMVDVIFADVAQPDQTRIVALNAHHFLRCGGHFLISIKANCIDSTAPAEAVFAGEVKKMTAERMKPQEQLTLEPYERDHAVVVGVYRPPPKEK; this is translated from the exons ATGGCGGCGACACCGCCTCAAAAGTGCTGCAGCGTCTGCCGGAATTGCCCGGAAACGGTGCCAAAACGCCACGAGGCGCCGAAAAAGTCCA GTTTCAGCCCCCGAGGGGGACGCGGTGGCTTCCGGGGCCGAGGTG GCGGAGGGGGCGGGGCCCGAGGAGGGGGCGTGGCCCGAGGAGGGGGCGTGGCCCGAGGAGCCCCCAGGGGGCGGGGCCGAGGCCGAGGGGGCGGGGCCAGGGGCGGGGCCCGCGGCGGCttcaaaggagggaaaaaagtgaCGGTGGAACCACACAGACATGAGG gtgtgttcATCTGCCGGGGCCGTGAGGACGCTCTGGTCACGCGGAACCTGGTGCCAGGCGAGTCGGTGTACGGAGAGAAACGCATCAGCGTCGAG GACGGTGACAGCTCCGTCGAGTACCGGGCCTGGAACCCGTTCCGCTCCAAGCTGGCGGCCGCGATCCTGGGGGGCATCGACCGCATCCACATCCGGCCTGGAGCCAAAGTCCTGTACCTGGGAGCGGCCTCAGGTACCACCGTGAGCCACGTGTCCGACATCGTGGGACAG GAGGGCGTGGTTTACGCCGTGGAGTTCTCGCACCGCTCGGGCCGGGACCTGCTCAACGTTGCCAAGAAAAGAACGAACGTGGTGCCGGTCATCGAGGACGCGCGGCACCCGCACAAGTACCGCATGCTGATTG GCATGGTGGACGTGATCTTCGCCGACGTGGCTCAGCCGGACCAGACGCGGATCGTGGCGCTGAACGCTCATCACTTCCTGCGCTGCGGGGGGCACTTCCTCATCTCCATCAAG GCCAACTGCATCGACTCGACGGCGCCGGCCGAGGCCGTGTTCGCGGGGGAGGTGAAGAAGATGACGGCCGAGAGGATGAAGCCGCAGGAGCAGCTGACCCTGGAGCCCTACGAGAGGGACCACGCCGTGGTGGTCGGCGTTTACCg GCCCCCTCCGAAGGAGAAATGA
- the LOC134055941 gene encoding keratin-associated protein 10-4-like isoform X2 yields MSTQGHQMSPKVTNGHQMSPRVADVHPRSSNVTKGHQWSPKVTNVHPRSSNVTKGHQWSPTSTQGHQMSINVTNVHQMSPRVTDVHPRSPMATQGHQMSPRVTNVHPMSTQGHQMSPNVTRGHQRPPQDHLEMVPGDWGHQGSTWGAPGVLPVPRCVRVTCPGVCVLPVLRCVCYLYPGVCVTCTQVCVCYLRRCVLPVLRCVCVLPVQVCVCYLYPGVCVLPVQVCVCYLYPGVCVTCTQVCVRVTCPGVCVLPVPRCVCYLYPGVCVLPVLRCVCYLYPGVCVTCPGVCVLPVPRCVCVTCTQVCVCYLRRCVCVTCTQVCVCVTCTQVCVCYLSRCVCVTCTQVCVLPVPRCVCVLPVQVCVCYLYPGVCVTCTQVCVCYLYSGVCACYLSRCVCVTCTQVCVRVTCPGVCVLPVPRCVCVTCTQVCVLPVPRCVCVTCTQVCACYLRRCVCVTCTSVCVCVTCMGVRCMCVCVTCTDACVCYLSRCLYVCYLYRYEVFV; encoded by the exons ATGTCCACCCAAGGTCATCAAATGTCACCAAAGGTCACCAATGGTCACCAGATGTCACCGAGGGTCGCCGATGTCCACCCAAGGTCATCAAATGTCACCAAAGGTCACCAATGGTCACCCAAGGTCACCAATGTCCACCCAAGGTCATCAAATGTCACCAAAGGTCACCAATGGTCACCAACGTCCACCCAAG GTCATCAAATGTCAATAAATGTCACCAACGTCCACCAAATGTCACCAAGGGTCACTGATGTGCACCCAAGGTCACCGATGGCCACCCAAGGTCATCAAATGTCACCAAGGGTCACCAATGTCCACCCAATGTCCACCCAAGGCCATCAAATGTCACCAAATGTCACCAGGGGTCATCAACGTCCACCCCAGGATCACCTGGAGATGGTACCAGGAGactggggacaccaggggagCACCTGGGGAGCACCTGGGGTCTTacctgtacccaggtgtgtGCGTGTTacctgtccaggtgtgtgtgtgttacctgtactcaggtgtgtgtgttacctgtacccaggtgtgtgtgttacctgtacccaggtgtgtgtgtgttacctgcgCAGGTGTGTGTTACCTGTACTCAGGTGTGTGTGCGTGTTacctgtccaggtgtgtgtgtgttacctgtacccaggtgtgtgtgtgttacctgtccaggtgtgtgtgtgttacctgtacccaggtgtgtgtgttacctgtacccaggtgtgtGTGCGTGTTacctgtccaggtgtgtgtgtgttacctgtacccaggtgtgtgtgttacctgtacccaggtgtgtgtgtgttacctgtactcaggtgtgtgtgttacctgtacccaggtgtgtgtgttacctgtccaggtgtgtgtgtgttacctgtacccaggtgtgtgtgtgttacctgtactcaggtgtgtgtgtgttacctgcgcaggtgtgtgtgtgttacctgtacccaggtgtgtgtgtgtgttacctgtacccaggtgtgtgtgtgttacctgtccaggtgtgtgtgtgttacctgtacccaggtgtgtgtgttacctgtacccaggtgtgtGTGCGTGTTacctgtccaggtgtgtgtgtgttacctgtacccaggtgtgtgtgttacctgtacccaggtgtgtgtgtgttacctgtactcag GTGTGTGTGCGTGTTacctgtccaggtgtgtgtgtgttacctgtacccaggtgtgtGTGCGTGTTacctgtccaggtgtgtgtgtgttacctgtacccaggtgtgtgtgtgttacctgtactcaggtgtgtgtgttacctgtacccaggtgtgtgtgtgttacctgtacTCAGGTGTGTGCGTGTTACCTgcgcaggtgtgtgtgtgttacttGTACaagcgtgtgtgtgtgtgttacctgtatGGGTGTGaggtgtatgtgtgtgtgtgttacctgtacAGATGcgtgtgtgtgttacctgtccaGGTGTCTGTATGTGTGTTACCTGTACAGGTATGAGGTGTTTGTGTGA
- the LOC134055941 gene encoding keratin-associated protein 10-4-like isoform X1 produces MSTQGHQMSPKVTNGHQMSPRVADVHPRSSNVTKGHQWSPKVTNVHPRSSNVTKGHQWSPTSTQGHQMSINVTNVHQMSPRVTDVHPRSPMATQGHQMSPRVTNVHPMSTQGHQMSPNVTRGHQRPPQDHLEMVPGDWGHQGSTWGAPGVLPVPRCVRVTCPGVCVLPVLRCVCYLYPGVCVTCTQVCVCYLRRCVLPVLRCVCVLPVQVCVCYLYPGVCVLPVQVCVCYLYPGVCVTCTQVCVRVTCPGVCVLPVPRCVCYLYPGVCVLPVLRCVCYLYPGVCVTCPGVCVLPVPRCVCVTCTQVCVCYLRRCVCVTCTQVCVCVTCTQVCVCYLSRCVCVTCTQVCVLPVPRCVCVLPVQVCVCYLYPGVCVTCTQVCVCYLYSGVCVTCTQVCVLPVQVCVCYLRRCVLPVLRCVCVLPVQVCVCYLYPGVCACYLSRCVCVTCTQVCVCYLYSGVCVTCTQVCVCYLYSGVCVLPAQVCVCYLYKRVCVCYLYGCEVYVCVCYLYRCVCVLPVQVSVCVLPVQV; encoded by the exons ATGTCCACCCAAGGTCATCAAATGTCACCAAAGGTCACCAATGGTCACCAGATGTCACCGAGGGTCGCCGATGTCCACCCAAGGTCATCAAATGTCACCAAAGGTCACCAATGGTCACCCAAGGTCACCAATGTCCACCCAAGGTCATCAAATGTCACCAAAGGTCACCAATGGTCACCAACGTCCACCCAAG GTCATCAAATGTCAATAAATGTCACCAACGTCCACCAAATGTCACCAAGGGTCACTGATGTGCACCCAAGGTCACCGATGGCCACCCAAGGTCATCAAATGTCACCAAGGGTCACCAATGTCCACCCAATGTCCACCCAAGGCCATCAAATGTCACCAAATGTCACCAGGGGTCATCAACGTCCACCCCAGGATCACCTGGAGATGGTACCAGGAGactggggacaccaggggagCACCTGGGGAGCACCTGGGGTCTTacctgtacccaggtgtgtGCGTGTTacctgtccaggtgtgtgtgtgttacctgtactcaggtgtgtgtgttacctgtacccaggtgtgtgtgttacctgtacccaggtgtgtgtgtgttacctgcgCAGGTGTGTGTTACCTGTACTCAGGTGTGTGTGCGTGTTacctgtccaggtgtgtgtgtgttacctgtacccaggtgtgtgtgtgttacctgtccaggtgtgtgtgtgttacctgtacccaggtgtgtgtgttacctgtacccaggtgtgtGTGCGTGTTacctgtccaggtgtgtgtgtgttacctgtacccaggtgtgtgtgttacctgtacccaggtgtgtgtgtgttacctgtactcaggtgtgtgtgttacctgtacccaggtgtgtgtgttacctgtccaggtgtgtgtgtgttacctgtacccaggtgtgtgtgtgttacctgtactcaggtgtgtgtgtgttacctgcgcaggtgtgtgtgtgttacctgtacccaggtgtgtgtgtgtgttacctgtacccaggtgtgtgtgtgttacctgtccaggtgtgtgtgtgttacctgtacccaggtgtgtgtgttacctgtacccaggtgtgtGTGCGTGTTacctgtccaggtgtgtgtgtgttacctgtacccaggtgtgtgtgttacctgtacccaggtgtgtgtgtgttacctgtactcaggtgtgtgtgttacctgtacccaggtgtgtgtgttacctgtccaggtgtgtgtgtgttacctgcgCAGGTGTGTGTTACCTGTACTCAGGTGTGTGTGCGTGTTacctgtccaggtgtgtgtgtgttacctgtacccaggtgtgtGTGCGTGTTacctgtccaggtgtgtgtgtgttacctgtacccaggtgtgtgtgtgttacctgtactcaggtgtgtgtgttacctgtacccaggtgtgtgtgtgttacctgtacTCAGGTGTGTGCGTGTTACCTgcgcaggtgtgtgtgtgttacttGTACaagcgtgtgtgtgtgtgttacctgtatGGGTGTGaggtgtatgtgtgtgtgtgttacctgtacAGATGcgtgtgtgtgttacctgtccaGGTGTCTGTATGTGTGTTACCTGTACAGGTATGA